From a single Labrus bergylta chromosome 14, fLabBer1.1, whole genome shotgun sequence genomic region:
- the tmem248 gene encoding transmembrane protein 248 isoform X1 → MVYLLNPIDNLRSYINNRPPLVIFMISVSAVAIAFLTIGYFFKIKEIKSPELTEDWNTFLLRYNELDFCVSENETIKHGLNESTTPESMVVTSGQARSSTQVPLLLEDSGPINISVPITLTLDPQRPFGGYSRNITHLYATVLGQQVGLSGREAHEEINITFTLPVSWNSDDCVLHGHCEQVVFSTCMTITAANNIFPVTVQPPHCVPETYTNATSWYKVFTTVRDSDTKYSQDYNPFWCYKGAIGKVYHALNPKLTVIVPDDDRSLINLHLMHTSYFLFVMVITMFCYAVIKGRPGKVRQTNPDFCPEKVQQSPAVLYDVNRWRCQRVKQTPERCVRTYL, encoded by the exons ATG GTGTACCTGTTGAATCCTATAGACAACCTGAGAAGCTACATCAACAACCGTCCGCCGCTGGTCATTTTTATGATCAGCGTCAGCGCGGTGGCCATTGCCTTCCTGACCATCGGTTATTTCTTCAAGATTAAGGAGATCAAGTCTCCGGAGCTGACGGAG GACTGGAACACCTTCCTGCTGCGCTACAACGAGCTGGACTTCTGCGTGTCGGAGAACGAGACGATAAAGCACGGCCTGAACGAGTCGACCACGCCGGAGAGCATGGTGGTGACCAGCGGTCAGGCTCGCTCCAGCACCCAGGTCCCCCTCCTGCTGGAGGACTCGGGTCCCATCAACATCTCGGTCCCCATCACCCTCACGCTGGACCCCCAGCGCCCCTTTGGAGGCTACTCGCGCAATATCACTCATCTGTACGCCACGGTGCTGGGGCAGCAGGTCGGCCTGTCTG gccGGGAAGCCCATGAAGAAATAAACATCACGTTCACCCTGCCTGTATCCTGGAACTCAGACGACTGTGTGCTGCACGGACACTGCGAGCAGGTGGTGTTCAGCACTTGCATGACCATCACGGCGGCCAACAATATCTTTCCAGTCACAGT GCAGCCGCCACACTGCGTACCAGAGACGTACACCAACGCCACATCCTGGTACAAGGTGTTCACCACAGTCCGTGACTCTGACACCAAGTACAGTCAGGACTACAACCCCTTCTGGTGTTACAAAGGAGCCATCGGCAAGGTGTACCACGCACTCAACCCAAAGCTTACAGTCATCGTGCCTGAT GACGACCGTTCCCTCATCAACCTGCACCTGATGCACACgagctacttcctgtttgtcatgGTCATCACTATGTTCTGTTACGCAGTCATAAAGGGACGACCTGGCAAAGTACGACAAACCAACCCCGACTTCTGCCCTGAGAAGGTACAACAGTCACCAGCAGTGCTTTATGACGTGAACAG
- the tmem248 gene encoding transmembrane protein 248 isoform X2, whose product MVYLLNPIDNLRSYINNRPPLVIFMISVSAVAIAFLTIGYFFKIKEIKSPELTEDWNTFLLRYNELDFCVSENETIKHGLNESTTPESMVVTSGQARSSTQVPLLLEDSGPINISVPITLTLDPQRPFGGYSRNITHLYATVLGQQVGLSGREAHEEINITFTLPVSWNSDDCVLHGHCEQVVFSTCMTITAANNIFPVTVQPPHCVPETYTNATSWYKVFTTVRDSDTKYSQDYNPFWCYKGAIGKVYHALNPKLTVIVPDDDRSLINLHLMHTSYFLFVMVITMFCYAVIKGRPGKVRQTNPDFCPEKVALSEG is encoded by the exons ATG GTGTACCTGTTGAATCCTATAGACAACCTGAGAAGCTACATCAACAACCGTCCGCCGCTGGTCATTTTTATGATCAGCGTCAGCGCGGTGGCCATTGCCTTCCTGACCATCGGTTATTTCTTCAAGATTAAGGAGATCAAGTCTCCGGAGCTGACGGAG GACTGGAACACCTTCCTGCTGCGCTACAACGAGCTGGACTTCTGCGTGTCGGAGAACGAGACGATAAAGCACGGCCTGAACGAGTCGACCACGCCGGAGAGCATGGTGGTGACCAGCGGTCAGGCTCGCTCCAGCACCCAGGTCCCCCTCCTGCTGGAGGACTCGGGTCCCATCAACATCTCGGTCCCCATCACCCTCACGCTGGACCCCCAGCGCCCCTTTGGAGGCTACTCGCGCAATATCACTCATCTGTACGCCACGGTGCTGGGGCAGCAGGTCGGCCTGTCTG gccGGGAAGCCCATGAAGAAATAAACATCACGTTCACCCTGCCTGTATCCTGGAACTCAGACGACTGTGTGCTGCACGGACACTGCGAGCAGGTGGTGTTCAGCACTTGCATGACCATCACGGCGGCCAACAATATCTTTCCAGTCACAGT GCAGCCGCCACACTGCGTACCAGAGACGTACACCAACGCCACATCCTGGTACAAGGTGTTCACCACAGTCCGTGACTCTGACACCAAGTACAGTCAGGACTACAACCCCTTCTGGTGTTACAAAGGAGCCATCGGCAAGGTGTACCACGCACTCAACCCAAAGCTTACAGTCATCGTGCCTGAT GACGACCGTTCCCTCATCAACCTGCACCTGATGCACACgagctacttcctgtttgtcatgGTCATCACTATGTTCTGTTACGCAGTCATAAAGGGACGACCTGGCAAAGTACGACAAACCAACCCCGACTTCTGCCCTGAGAAG